The Dehalococcoidia bacterium genome contains a region encoding:
- a CDS encoding CPBP family intramembrane glutamic endopeptidase: MSVIAHPEQAFTERARGLPWGLVDVLIAIAVLAGAIVLSLASIVAPAWAIFGKDSIAGRTATALSTLVFEVIAAAVVYRLLLKPKGVRLRDLGFRAPLTPDGRRSFRLSWLGLVLGAWLFALLILMGYVWLVTAAGAESLEPPEEQIPSELFSHWIVIIALGASVMVGAPLFEELFFRGFVFPALAKSFGFIPGALGSGLLFGLSHMDVGFIVPFAAIGMWFAYLYRRTDSLYTTILCHFLFNFVAFSALVATEA, translated from the coding sequence TTGAGCGTCATCGCACACCCGGAGCAGGCGTTCACCGAGCGCGCCAGGGGGCTCCCCTGGGGCCTCGTTGACGTGCTAATCGCCATCGCCGTCCTGGCTGGAGCAATCGTGCTCTCGCTGGCGAGCATCGTGGCGCCGGCGTGGGCCATTTTCGGCAAGGACTCGATCGCGGGCCGGACCGCAACCGCCCTCAGCACGCTCGTGTTTGAGGTGATAGCTGCAGCAGTGGTATACCGGTTGCTCCTCAAGCCAAAGGGCGTGCGTCTGCGAGACTTAGGGTTCAGGGCGCCGCTGACGCCCGATGGCCGGCGCAGCTTTCGCCTGAGTTGGCTGGGGCTGGTGCTGGGCGCATGGCTCTTCGCCCTGCTCATCCTCATGGGCTACGTCTGGCTGGTGACCGCTGCTGGCGCGGAATCGCTGGAGCCGCCGGAGGAGCAGATTCCGAGCGAGCTCTTCTCTCACTGGATTGTGATCATCGCGCTCGGCGCGTCTGTGATGGTCGGAGCGCCGCTTTTCGAGGAGCTCTTCTTCCGAGGCTTCGTGTTTCCGGCCCTCGCCAAGAGCTTCGGGTTCATTCCCGGGGCGCTCGGGAGCGGCTTGCTCTTCGGCCTGTCGCACATGGACGTCGGCTTCATCGTCCCCTTTGCGGCGATCGGCATGTGGTTCGCCTATCTCTACCGGCGCACGGACTCGCTTTACACCACGATCCTCTGTCACTTCCTCTTCAACTTCGTCGCCTTCTCCGCGCTGGTCGCGACGGAAGCGTGA
- the ribF gene encoding riboflavin biosynthesis protein RibF, with protein MTVGVFDGVHRGHVYLFSHLLRRARALDLAAGAVTLYPDPVRVLHPNRPFYYLTSLEERIELLRATGIDFVAPLTFTSELAELEPADFVAILYQELGMRMLLMGPDNAFGRHREGSPEVIREIGEEMGFRVEVLPEPLVASERPVHSTAIREALAEGNLRLVEELLGRPYSIRGPVMRGDQLGRKLGFPTANIGVTPDRALPKYGVYATWAYLGESRYASATDIGMRPHFGGDYVSVETYIMDFDADIYGQMLKIELVERISAEEKFETLDQLKAKIAADVAKAREILKA; from the coding sequence GTGACCGTTGGCGTCTTCGATGGCGTGCACCGCGGCCACGTCTATCTGTTCTCTCATCTCCTGCGGCGCGCCCGCGCCCTGGATCTCGCCGCTGGCGCCGTGACGCTCTATCCGGACCCCGTCCGGGTGCTGCATCCCAACCGGCCCTTCTACTACCTCACGAGCCTGGAAGAGCGCATCGAGCTCCTCCGCGCCACGGGGATCGACTTCGTGGCGCCGCTGACATTCACCTCGGAGCTGGCAGAGCTGGAGCCCGCGGACTTCGTCGCCATCCTCTACCAGGAGCTGGGCATGCGCATGCTCCTCATGGGGCCGGACAATGCTTTTGGACGCCACCGCGAGGGCTCGCCCGAGGTCATTCGCGAGATTGGCGAGGAGATGGGCTTCAGAGTCGAGGTGCTGCCGGAGCCGCTGGTCGCCAGCGAGCGACCCGTGCACTCGACCGCGATCCGCGAGGCCCTCGCCGAAGGCAACCTGCGCCTCGTGGAGGAGCTGCTCGGCCGGCCCTACTCCATCCGCGGACCCGTAATGCGTGGCGATCAGCTGGGACGAAAACTCGGCTTCCCCACGGCGAACATCGGAGTGACACCGGACCGCGCCCTGCCCAAGTACGGCGTCTACGCTACCTGGGCCTACCTCGGCGAGTCTCGCTACGCCTCGGCAACAGACATCGGCATGCGGCCTCACTTCGGGGGCGACTACGTCAGCGTCGAGACGTATATCATGGACTTCGATGCCGACATCTACGGCCAGATGTTGAAGATCGAGCTCGTGGAGCGCATAAGCGCCGAGGAGAAATTCGAGACTCTGGACCAGCTGAAGGCGAAGATTGCCGCGGACGTGGCAAAGGCGCGGGAGATACTGAAGGCGTGA
- the trpA gene encoding tryptophan synthase subunit alpha translates to MARRLEQAFLRAAKEGRPALISFVIPGFPNLQDSRRAFDAQVEGGADIIEVEIPFSDPLADGATIQGAVFQALENGTTPASCLDFVREMRQRHPSVPVVVMTYLNPVLAMGLRRFADATAEAGADGVILVDLPPEEAEEAQAALSARALDLIFLVAPTTTDERLRLIASRASGWVYCVSVTGITGAREHLPPDLAEFIARVRRCTTLPLAVGFGISRREHIEALTGVVDGVVIGSAFIDLLARTESKDRARAVREYVEVLSGRRSP, encoded by the coding sequence ATGGCAAGGCGTCTGGAGCAGGCCTTCCTGCGAGCAGCGAAGGAGGGGCGCCCGGCCCTCATCTCCTTCGTGATCCCGGGGTTCCCGAACCTCCAGGACTCGCGACGCGCTTTCGACGCCCAGGTCGAAGGCGGCGCCGACATCATCGAAGTGGAGATCCCGTTCAGCGACCCGTTGGCAGACGGGGCGACGATCCAGGGCGCCGTGTTCCAGGCGCTGGAGAACGGCACGACACCGGCAAGCTGCCTCGACTTCGTGCGAGAGATGCGTCAGCGGCATCCCTCGGTCCCCGTGGTGGTGATGACCTACCTGAACCCGGTGCTTGCCATGGGCCTGCGACGGTTCGCGGACGCCACCGCAGAGGCCGGCGCCGACGGCGTGATCCTGGTGGACCTGCCGCCAGAGGAAGCGGAGGAGGCGCAGGCTGCCCTCTCCGCGCGGGCCCTGGACCTCATCTTCCTGGTCGCGCCGACGACTACCGATGAAAGGCTGCGGCTCATCGCCTCGAGGGCCTCGGGGTGGGTGTACTGCGTGAGCGTGACCGGCATCACGGGCGCGCGCGAGCATTTGCCGCCAGACCTGGCGGAATTCATCGCCCGTGTGCGGCGTTGCACCACCCTCCCCCTTGCGGTAGGATTCGGCATATCGCGCCGCGAGCACATCGAGGCGCTCACTGGCGTGGTCGACGGCGTTGTCATTGGCAGCGCCTTTATCGACCTTCTTGCCAGGACCGAGAGTAAGGATCGAGCGAGAGCTGTACGTGAGTACGTGGAGGTGCTGTCCGGTCGTCGTAGCCCTTGA
- a CDS encoding oligosaccharide flippase family protein codes for MSLGPVRDSTTTALPPVTGLPEPEPEHPLAGRFLLHINLVFVAALASNTLGFFVAILLARALGPEGRGTAALYQAAVSLGFAFLNLGVSAAGFYYVARNEFSLRQATEAGFSISLFAAGVSAVGVGVTALFFDGQVEGRDIPYALVIPTIPAVIQLRLAEGLLRAGGRFTAMNVLELALPLSMLSCLGAVELASGLTVSSAVWAWSLAYLPPLLLAYALLGPRSWPRRLASLSLLVKAVKFGGQGQITNLIQLLNYRLDVFLILVFVNTGGVGLYTVASSQTEGLWIIANSVAIVLLTSITPADDARAADATPVVCRNTMLVTGVGAAGAALIAWLWIPVVFGEAYRESVLPYLLLLPGTVAIAGAKILGSYVFSRGRPIINAWIALATLLATIPTDIVLIHLFGVPGAALGTTLGYFLTLALSALAYRALSGRPILPALLPQPQDAALYGNAARAALRRLRRRNEAAAA; via the coding sequence ATGTCCCTCGGACCAGTCCGCGACAGCACGACGACAGCGCTGCCTCCCGTCACCGGCCTGCCCGAGCCCGAGCCGGAGCACCCGCTTGCCGGGCGCTTCCTCCTGCACATCAACCTGGTCTTCGTGGCGGCGCTGGCGAGCAACACCCTCGGCTTCTTCGTGGCAATCCTGCTCGCCCGCGCCCTGGGCCCGGAAGGCCGCGGCACGGCAGCGCTGTACCAGGCAGCGGTGAGCCTGGGATTCGCATTCCTGAACCTGGGCGTGAGCGCGGCGGGGTTCTACTACGTGGCCCGCAACGAGTTCAGCCTCCGACAGGCGACCGAGGCGGGGTTCAGCATCTCACTCTTCGCCGCCGGCGTCAGCGCCGTGGGAGTAGGCGTCACAGCCCTCTTCTTCGACGGCCAGGTCGAAGGCAGAGACATCCCGTACGCTCTGGTCATCCCCACGATTCCCGCCGTAATCCAGCTCAGGCTTGCCGAGGGCCTGCTGCGGGCCGGTGGCCGCTTCACGGCGATGAACGTCCTCGAGCTTGCCCTGCCGCTGTCGATGCTCTCCTGCCTGGGCGCCGTCGAGCTTGCCTCCGGCCTCACCGTGTCCAGCGCCGTCTGGGCCTGGAGCCTGGCCTACCTGCCGCCGCTGTTGCTGGCCTACGCCCTGCTCGGGCCTCGTTCCTGGCCGCGCCGGCTGGCGTCCCTGTCGCTGCTCGTAAAGGCGGTCAAATTCGGCGGACAGGGCCAGATCACCAACCTGATCCAGCTCCTGAATTACCGCCTGGACGTGTTCCTGATCCTGGTGTTCGTGAACACCGGCGGTGTCGGCCTCTATACCGTCGCCAGCTCGCAGACGGAGGGGCTGTGGATCATCGCCAACTCCGTCGCGATCGTGCTGCTGACGAGCATCACGCCCGCGGATGACGCCCGCGCGGCGGACGCCACGCCTGTCGTCTGCCGCAACACCATGCTCGTGACCGGGGTCGGAGCCGCCGGAGCGGCGCTGATTGCCTGGCTCTGGATACCAGTCGTCTTCGGCGAGGCGTACCGCGAATCGGTGCTGCCTTACCTCCTGCTTCTACCGGGCACGGTGGCCATCGCCGGGGCCAAGATACTCGGCTCCTACGTCTTCAGCCGGGGGCGCCCGATCATCAACGCCTGGATCGCCCTGGCGACACTGCTCGCTACGATCCCGACCGACATCGTCCTGATCCACCTCTTCGGCGTGCCAGGCGCTGCCCTGGGCACCACACTCGGCTACTTCCTGACCCTGGCCCTTAGCGCCCTGGCCTATCGCGCGCTCTCCGGCCGACCCATCCTGCCCGCCCTGCTCCCCCAGCCACAGGACGCGGCCCTTTACGGCAACGCCGCCCGGGCCGCCCTGCGCCGCCTGCGCCGCCGGAACGAAGCGGCCGCTGCCTAG
- a CDS encoding uroporphyrinogen decarboxylase family protein, with translation MQKRERVRAALAGQPVDHVPMSFWGHDYLREWSPRGLADAMLEPFFRYDWDYMKVNPRATYYAEAWGARYKPSNDSTRGPELIQRPLNSAADLARVVRVSGVDGPFAEQLEALMLIRGEIGGADFIQTVFSPLSVLGYLAGRDLEMVRGWMKSDREAVHHALSNLTETLSDYGRECLHAGASGIFFATTDWATTDNLSRELYAEFGRPYDLEVLSAVEMAEFNVLHVCRAHNMIEDMLDYPVRAFHWADREPGNPSLVELAGRVEQAVMGGVSQQTIAEGSIQEVEREVREAVEAMGGRRVLIAPGCSISPRTPPQNLEAAARARFL, from the coding sequence ATGCAGAAGAGGGAGCGAGTCCGCGCTGCCCTGGCGGGCCAGCCCGTCGACCACGTGCCGATGAGCTTCTGGGGCCACGACTACTTGCGCGAGTGGTCGCCGCGCGGCCTCGCAGACGCCATGCTCGAGCCCTTCTTCCGCTACGACTGGGACTACATGAAGGTGAACCCCCGCGCCACCTATTACGCCGAGGCCTGGGGCGCGCGGTACAAGCCCTCCAACGACTCGACGCGCGGCCCAGAGCTGATCCAGCGCCCGCTGAACTCCGCCGCGGACCTGGCCCGGGTGGTGCGAGTCAGCGGCGTAGACGGCCCCTTCGCCGAGCAACTGGAGGCCCTCATGCTGATCCGCGGGGAGATCGGTGGCGCTGACTTCATCCAGACGGTTTTCTCTCCCCTCTCGGTGCTCGGCTATCTCGCCGGCCGCGACCTTGAGATGGTACGAGGGTGGATGAAGTCGGACCGCGAAGCCGTGCACCATGCGCTTTCTAATCTGACGGAGACGCTCTCGGATTACGGACGCGAATGCCTGCACGCCGGCGCCTCCGGCATCTTTTTCGCGACCACCGATTGGGCGACCACCGACAACCTGTCGCGCGAGCTCTACGCCGAGTTCGGCCGCCCCTACGACCTCGAAGTCCTCAGCGCTGTGGAGATGGCGGAGTTCAACGTGCTCCACGTCTGCCGGGCGCATAACATGATTGAGGACATGCTCGACTACCCCGTGCGCGCGTTCCACTGGGCAGACCGCGAACCGGGCAACCCGTCGCTGGTGGAGTTGGCGGGGCGCGTGGAGCAGGCGGTTATGGGCGGCGTGTCGCAGCAGACGATCGCCGAGGGCTCCATTCAGGAGGTCGAGCGGGAGGTGCGCGAGGCCGTCGAAGCCATGGGCGGCAGGCGCGTGCTCATCGCTCCCGGCTGCTCTATCTCTCCTCGGACGCCGCCGCAAAACCTCGAAGCCGCGGCGCGCGCGAGGTTTCTGTGA
- a CDS encoding methytransferase partner Trm112 translates to MRKDMMEILACPVCKGPLTLNIEKEEGDEIVTGSLHCANCNETYPIEDTIPNLLPPDLRRQMEANKAR, encoded by the coding sequence ATGCGCAAAGACATGATGGAGATCCTCGCCTGCCCGGTGTGCAAGGGCCCCTTGACCCTGAACATCGAGAAGGAAGAGGGCGACGAGATCGTCACCGGCTCGCTGCACTGCGCGAACTGCAACGAGACTTACCCCATCGAAGATACGATCCCCAACCTGCTGCCGCCGGACTTGCGGCGGCAGATGGAGGCGAACAAGGCCCGATGA
- the tyrS gene encoding tyrosine--tRNA ligase: MTTNLSVDEQMRILMRGVEYGDPHIHRTMEQELRERLAEGRPLRVYCGFDPTSTDLTIGNLVPMLKMRQFQRLGHEVTFLFGTMTGIVGDPSDKTATRQMLTMEQVEANAREWLRQVYRVLDRERTIIRRNADWLAKLTLPDVIELGSHFTVAQFLERETFAKRMQEHKPIYVHEFLYALMQARDAVELETDVQIGGVDQLFNIMAGRILQRDLGQRPLVAICTPLLVGTDGHLKMSKSTGNYIGMDDPPDDMYGKVMSIPDSLVLDYFTLLTEVPGDELGRIGEDLQAGGARAMEAKKRLGREIVGLLYGADAARQAQEEFERVFQRRERPEDSAIDLAVDLDSDGSTQADVTLLLSQAGVVPSRGEARRLLSQGAISLDGATLSEAKVRLREGALLRVGRHRFLRIVRKS; this comes from the coding sequence ATGACGACTAACCTCTCCGTCGACGAGCAGATGCGCATCCTCATGCGGGGTGTCGAGTACGGCGACCCGCACATCCACCGCACGATGGAGCAGGAACTGCGCGAGCGCCTGGCCGAAGGACGCCCTCTCCGCGTGTACTGCGGCTTCGACCCCACCTCGACGGACCTGACTATCGGCAACCTGGTGCCGATGCTCAAGATGCGCCAGTTCCAGCGGCTGGGCCACGAAGTCACCTTCCTCTTCGGCACCATGACCGGCATCGTCGGCGACCCCAGCGACAAGACCGCGACCCGCCAGATGCTGACAATGGAGCAGGTGGAGGCCAACGCGCGCGAGTGGCTGCGCCAGGTCTACCGCGTGCTCGACAGGGAGCGCACCATCATTCGCCGCAACGCCGACTGGCTGGCGAAGCTCACCCTCCCCGACGTGATCGAACTTGGGTCGCACTTCACGGTGGCCCAGTTCCTGGAGCGCGAGACATTCGCGAAGCGCATGCAGGAGCACAAGCCGATCTACGTGCACGAGTTCCTCTACGCTCTCATGCAGGCTCGGGACGCCGTCGAGCTCGAGACGGACGTCCAGATCGGCGGCGTCGACCAGCTGTTCAACATCATGGCCGGCCGCATCCTCCAGCGCGACCTCGGTCAGCGGCCGCTCGTCGCCATTTGCACGCCCCTCCTCGTCGGCACCGACGGTCACCTCAAGATGTCGAAGTCGACCGGGAACTACATCGGCATGGACGACCCTCCCGACGACATGTACGGCAAGGTGATGTCCATCCCCGACTCGCTGGTGCTGGACTACTTCACGCTCTTGACAGAGGTGCCGGGTGACGAACTGGGCCGCATCGGCGAGGACCTGCAGGCCGGCGGCGCCCGGGCGATGGAGGCCAAGAAGCGCCTGGGGCGGGAGATCGTTGGCCTGCTCTACGGCGCCGACGCCGCGCGCCAGGCGCAGGAGGAGTTCGAGCGCGTCTTCCAGCGCCGCGAAAGGCCCGAGGACAGCGCCATTGACCTCGCCGTCGACCTCGACAGCGACGGCTCTACGCAGGCAGATGTCACCCTTCTCCTGAGCCAGGCCGGCGTGGTGCCCAGCCGCGGCGAGGCGCGCCGCCTGCTATCGCAGGGCGCCATCTCGCTCGACGGCGCTACCCTGAGCGAGGCGAAGGTCCGGCTCAGGGAGGGCGCCCTGCTCCGCGTCGGGCGTCATCGCTTCCTGCGCATCGTGCGTAAATCCTGA